The Maylandia zebra isolate NMK-2024a linkage group LG1, Mzebra_GT3a, whole genome shotgun sequence DNA segment GCCCTAATAAACCAAAcgtatcatttaaaaactgcattttgtattgatTATGGTTCTCTGTCTCATATTAAAATTTATTTGTTGATCTGAAGCAtttaaatgtaacaaatatgCAAACATCAGGACGGGGGCCAATACTTATGGCACTATATAcaatcatacatatacacatatattcaGCTATACTTATATGTACATATGAATTCACTCAGAGTCActgacataataataataataataataataataataataataataataataataataatgtatactttattgatccccgtggggaaattcctctctgcatttaacccatacgctctgtgaagcagtgggcagccattgggcgcccgaggagcagtgtgtagggatggtaacttgctcaggggtacctcagggtagctgttcagtggATTTCGAActcccgaccttccgatcatggggccaccaccaCTATCCCTGCCCCATACAGTAAATACTGCATAATATTGTTTCTATATTTAATAGCAAATCCATAATATACTAtaatatttatgtatatatatacacacatgcatatatatatatatatattcacatATATACATGTAAGAGCTATAACCTGGAACTGGTGGACAGGACCGATGGTGTCTGGCTGAGAAGGTGGCGGAAGCGCGTCTCAAAGGCCTGACCGATGCTGTTGATAACCTCATTGGCTTGACCCTCGGGACACTCCAGGATGTGACAGGCTGCCATAGAGAGCAAAAGTCAAACATTATTTTCATAACAATCAGTAAATTGAAATTTGAGTGTAAGGCCAGCTCAAAGCAAACTCTCTCTCATACCTCTGTCATTGGCAAGGTCTTTAGCTACATAAGCAATGTAATCTGCCATGTCCTGTAAACAAattgagagagaaaaacacaataaaaggcatgattataaattataaatgcaaaaaatgaCTCGATAGACTTTTTCCATGTGGAAAGCTCAATTTCAATTTATATTTTCACCCATTATTTTCAGTTAATGTTCATCCACGTGTACGCTTCGTCTGAAGAGTTCAGCCTAATACAAGAGCACAGTAAGCTGAATATGGTTCACCATAAAGCTTCTGTGTCAGACTGAATTTAATTCCCCTTTGCTATCTTTCATGTGCCCAAGCCAGCTGAGCAGAGGCTTAGAGCACACTACAAGATTAGTAtggttaattaattaaaaacggTGAGCTATAATCCCATCCACAGCTTTGCTGGTGTTGTCTTTCCCAGAGAGTAACTACCTTCTTATTTTCTCTCATCTTTAGTCAGTGTATATTTCTGCACATGATTTGTAGTGAATCTGTGTTTGAACTAAAAGGCCAACCAAAATGCAGTTTGACCTAGACAGCAGCTAATAACCACATGCCCTACAGACAGATCTGCATTGATTTTTATGTTCATTACACACATTTTTAGGGCACAGGAAATTTTCACTCAGGCCAAATAACTTGAATCCTGTCATGTGGATATATGTGCGCACAGAGGGAAACAAATTAAGAAGAATAGACCTGAGTAATTAGTCTGATAAGCGCTTGGCAAGGTGTAAAGATGATGAAGGCAGTTAGCTCTGATGAGTGCATAAGTCACAGCAAAGGATTTCATGATTTGTCGCCTTTAGCAATTAATTAGCACAAGAATTACATTCAAGAGTTTTACAATGAGCCAAATTAAGGGTAAAACCGTAAACAGACACATTTATTAAATGACTCAGACTTGAAAGAGTAATCCTTAAGAGAAAACTCACAAGCAGTCACATGATtaatcactgctacagttctagCAGAAATAACCCATcaaataaaatcttttctttatatttgccAGCTCTTTTATATAGTACCAACAAGCTTTAAACACTTAAGGAGGTGGTTGTCAAACTTTTCTGGAAGGCTTCGCTTCTGAAACAGGCAAAACATTCACGTGACACACTCCCAAGAATGAAGAATCCAAATTAAATTGAACAAAATAAAGGTCAGTATACCCCCAGCACACTCTGAATGCTGGGGATAATATACTGTTGAATATCAGAGGTTCTTTGCATAAATCATATTCATTAAAATTAATCACAAGGGAATGTTTAGACATTTTTGCCAAAGTCTGAAGTTTCATTTGTAGCATGCTTTCAGATGCTGACCTTGTACCACTAATTAAAAGAGCAGAATGATCAAGAGTTGAGGCAGGAAATGATTTAATCCTCGATAAATGGTAGTACACCAATGCAATAATCAGACTAAATCAAAttactcactgtgtgtgtgattgtgctcTTGCTACCCTGTTTGTGTCCCTATCTGATCATCAACGTGTACAAGGGGAAAGATTTGAGAATATGAACATACTGAATCTCCACCGGAGGCAAATGAAATGGTCTGCATGGGGTGGTGGGCAATCTTctgtgaaagagaaaagaggaaatgatACAATAGCAGATAGGTTTGCCAGTAAACCTGACATGAGGCTGTTTTGATGGGGTTTAACATGCTGACACTGTCACCTGTAAGGACGAGGCAGCGATTAGAGTCATACTGTCGGTGGAGACAGTGAGGATGATCCTTCTTCCAGAAAACTGCAGGTTTGTCTGACCCAGAACAGAAGACAGTCCCTTGCAAACAGGCTAATGATGACAAAAACCACTGTTATTCCAGCTGAACGtggcagaaagagagagtgtgtgagtatGAGTGTGTGCCTGTCTGTGTACACAAGCCTTACCCTTTTAGTTTTCACTGCTGTTTTGAGCAATGTCCTCGCACAAAGTCTGCTGATTGCctctctgcacacaaacacatagacacagatcAGCATGTACATAAGCACATGCACACAGTAACACAGAGATACCTTTGTATGTGATCTGGTGTGCCCTGCGGACATGTGATGTGCATGTGAGAGGAAGAAAACTACACTACAGAAAGCACATATACATGCACTGCTGGAAGAATGTAACCAAATATACTTACTCAAATGCAATACTTTATTACTTTAGTTTTGGAGTACATTTAGTACAcacaaccaaaaaaacccccaacataTTACACAAAAGGTATCCTTTTATCTGCATGTCGCTGTGAGTATTTGATTCAAAAGCCAAACATGACTTAGTACTTGGTGGAGAAACCCTTGTTGGCATGCACACTGATAAGACATTTCGTGTAGTTGGTCACTAAGTTTGCACACATGCTCAGCATTTCTCTTCCCCCAATCTCAGCACTTTCTCCCAGTCCTTCTCTGAATCATCTAAATGTTCACTTAATACGAGCCTGTTCATGTGCCTTGTTAAGCATGTGCTGCAAGACTTCAATCCACTGCATATCGCAGTGTGTTCCTAACAGTGTTCTTGGTGACTTCTTGCTGATGGTCTTGTACCCCATTCCATCTTTGTGCTGGTCTAAAATCTTGTCCCTGATGTCCATTGACAGGTATTTGGTCTCGTCCGTAACAAGATGAGATCAGGAGTATCCGTAATTGATTGTAATCTGTGTGTTACATGTGCACACAGCTAATCGTAGGAGCAAGAATTCTGGCTGGGTGattaaatacttatttcactcaatTACATGCAAGTCAATTAATAACTTTTTCTGAATTTTTGGTTAATATTCTGTGGTAAACATGTACTTCAACAAAAGACAGGAACATAGGGTAATGTAtataagtggaagaagatgaaTACAGGTGGACTACATCTTATGCAAAAGCTGCAACCTGAAAGAGATAGGAGACTGCAGGGTGGTGGCAGGAGAGAATGTGCCAGGCAGCATTGGTTAGTAGTCTGAATGATTACTTTGGAAATCAAGAAAAAGCGTTTGTGAAGACAGAGCCAAGGATtaaatgagaaagaaagaaagaagaatgtTGAAAGAGTTGGTCGGTTGAGAAGAGGTACCAGATGACAGGAAATGGAACAGCTGTAGTACTTAGGGAAAGTCCAAAAAAGGTCTTTGGTGTATTCTCTGGATGGAGGATAGAGGACGAGGAGACCTGGTGGTGGAATGAGGAAGTACAGGAAAATATTCCAAGGAATAGAttagcaaagaaaaagtgggataTCGGGGAAATAAGAAAGTGGACAGCAGCACTGGGAGGAAAGAGAGAAGTAAAAAAAGGCAAAGGAAAAGGCTTATACTGAGTTGTATGCAAGATTCAAAAACTTGTATAAATTGGCAGAGGCAGAGAGATGGAgctggaaaggatgtgcagcaggttAGACAGCGAGACAGTGGTCAGGTGTGCAGCTGGAGGGAAAAACGGGTTCAAGGTTGGGAtgggattacatcagggatcAGCTCTGAGACCTGAGGTTGCAGTGATGACGCACAggttgacagatgaggtcaggcaggagtctctgtGGACTACACTGTTTCCAGACAACATTGTGATGTGTACTGAGAGTAGAGGGCAGGTATAGCGGATATACTGGATATTGAAGATAGAGctgcaggcaggaggaaaagaggaagactgcAGAGAAGTTTCagggatgtagtgaaggaggacatgcagattGGTATGACAAAGGAGGATggagggtgagatggaggcaggtgATCTGCGCTCCATCTTAAATGAGCTTTGGCTTAAAGAAGGTACAGTAGCGGCCTttatggatcttttttttttttaactgcttttgtttgtttcttagtttgtttttaattgtatGGCATATTTTCAATTTGCATTTGTGGACCAGGACACAAACTGTCTACACTAGCAGTGAGTTTCAGCTGCCCACACATGGATTTCCACTATAAAATCTGTGTATTGTctatttttaatgcagtgctgccTGAGGTCTTGAAGATCACACCCTTTCAATATTGGTTTTTGGCCTTGTCCTTCGCCAATGTCTCTCTGGATTCTTGGAATCTTTTAATGATATGATGAAATCTTCCAATTCTTTGCAATTTTGCATTTAGAAACATTATTAAATTGTTGTGCTGCTTGCCATTGCCCACGTGGTCTTTTACAGTGTTACGAAATCCTCCTCATCTTTATTTTTAAGAAGTCTAACTAGTTGCaagatgttgtttttgttaatttgCTTTTAGCTTTTTACAAATTCAGTTTTCTTGTAACTTATAAATCCTTCTTTTAAGGATAACTTGCAATAATCACTGTAGTGAAGAAAAAATTAcagaagaacaacaaaaaaaaaaacataactagAATAGCTGATCACAAACTTCCATCTGCAGTGTTAAAGCAGTAACACTTCAAAATATTCCTggtatgtttctttttttaaatcaagtcaATCTGAGCTGAGATTGTATCTCTGACGCTTGGGTCAGCGAGggcaaagcaaaaaaacaccCCCACGCGCACGAATGGAACATCCCACTACCTAGGAAGCAATGCTGATTTCCAGGAAGACCGTTTTTCTTCTTGAAAACACATTGTAAGAATTGGATTGAGgtttgtctccctctctctcttttaataAGACTGAGGGATCATTAGGAGGAAATTCATCTAATTGGATTTTCTGCTCCATCATTCAACAGCGCTTCTGTAAACAGAGAGGGCTGTGTTATGGCATCCTGCACTAGGATTTCAATATCAAATGATGAGGAGAAAGCCCCGTTTATGAAATATTATACATTTAATTTGATTTCCCtctttgaaacatttttgaaataAGCTACACATGGTTAGCTgggaaaataaaagttaaatgaGTTCAGGATAAAGCAATTTTGCTCACTTTTTTTCCTCATCTGTGTGCAAGCGAAACAGCACCTAATCCATATATGGCATTCCCCTGCAGTCAGGATTATGTTGCATGTATTATACGTTCATGTATTATATCATTAGATGTATATATTcgtatttgtgtttgtttgtgtttgttagaAAGGGGTGCAGAGAGGACCTCCTACCGTGTAACTTGCATTCTTGTATCAAAGTCAAGGGTTCTCATGGACTGGGTCACTTCCACACTACCCATGTactagaaaaacacacagaaaaaaaacaatggaaaaatatattataataataatactagtAATAAAAGTCTCAGGAACATCCAACAGAGTCCTGAGGACTCTGAGGTGCGCACTTTCAACAAcaattaaaatatattaaagaaACACAACACTCTTACAGGAGTCTGGTCACTTTTCATGAATTTTCTGTTATTGCATCCTCACTTTTAGTTTTTATGATGGAAGAAAATGATTCTGCAGAAAAGGTGAAAAGTTCATGAGCTGATTTGCGGCAGACAACATAGATTTACACATAGCTGTAACGAGTCAAGAGGAATGGAAATAACTGGGCCTTCGAGAAGGTTCCAGAAAGCTGATAGAGAGAGAAAGTGGTTTTATGCATTGTGTTTAAGTCATTTAAGTTCCATCCATGTGCGTTCTTAGAGTTTTGTGGCTGGGAATGggaattttgttttaaaaaaaaagtgtaatagaACACGTGAGACGGGATGGAAATGCTAGTTTGAAAACAATCAATAAATTAGATACGCAGAGCAGAAATTTAAAGTTCATATCCAAATTATGTCATTGTTTTCCTGAAATCAGTTTAACTTCTTAAGGAATGTATTCTGAAACACACtggagttgttgtttttgtttgtctgttggTTATATATAACCATGCTATTAAAATAAAGGTATTTTAGTTATTCAGAAGAAAGTACCCCAGGGTTCTTTAAGTGATGCTTAAAGAGATTTCACaggacactgaaaaactaacTCCACCTTAACTGCTTCCACTGGCATTAAGAAGGTAAGCAGGTGGTGCTAATCAAATGCGCTTAATTAAATGATCATCTGGAAGTGTGACCACCACTAAAAAACCAGACATTTTggtagtttgctggtctggagtaTTCAGCTATGTTAACACTATGTCACTCCAGGGAGTGGATGTCCCAGCAAACctaagagctacatctcaggtTCTACAGATCTCAGTTAGGATGTGAAacgttaaagttcatgacagtacaattagaaaaggACTGAACAAGTTTGTTCTGAGTGATTGCcaagagaaagcctcttctctctaaaaataaaatggcagcgtggcttaggtttgcaaagttccATCTGCAAAAACCGCAAGACATTAGGGACAATGGCCAGACAAGTCCAAAGCAGAAATGTGTGGCCATGATGCACAACGACTGTCAAAaatcaaacacagcatatcagcaaaCACAGCTCATACCTACTGTCAAGCACAGCTGTGGAGGGGTGaagatttgggtttgttttgcagccaaagtACCGGaacaccttgcagtcactgagtcaacCATAAACTCCTCTGTATAGCAACATATTTAGGAGTCAAATATGAGGCCATCTGTGCAACAGCTAAAGTTTGGACAAAATTGGGTGAAGTAACAGAACAATGATCTCAAggacagcagcaaatctacaacagaattgctgaaaaagaaaagactaaAAGTGCTGCAACAACCAAAAGTCCAGAATGCAACACAACAGAAAATGCTGTATTGGAaacttaagagagctgtgcatgaacgaATGccaacaaacctcaatgaactgaagcaacctTACAAAGAAGAGTGGGTCAAAATCCttccacaacaaagactgataaaatcatacaaaacaaaacaaaacaagaagacCTCTGAAAGCATAAACCTCTGCTAAGGCAGCTCACTCTCTGTGCAGTATTTACTTTAAAGGGAATGTTGTactctgtgtatatttatatttgttcttAGTTTAAGAAGTTTGTAGTTTCTTCCATTTTAAAGGGAATCTTTCTTCCTGTACATGCTCgttgttggagttttctctgtattattgtagggtctttaccttacaaataacattataaataacatttaaaaattaaaactgaatGACAGGCACACAGTCCTTGGCGGAGGTAGTGATTTGCTACTTTGAGTTATTACTGCCCAAAACTAACCTTTAAAATCTTTGTAGCAAATTCTGATTGGAATACCCAAGAAATAAGTAAGTCTCAAGCTTACAAAAGCAAAAGCAAGATGGCAGTTTTAAGCAAAGCAAGTGAGCAGAAAGTAAAAGCTGTGACTACATTTTAATGTGCGACCTGTCAGCAGATTCTAACCATGCGACAAGTAGCCAGTACAATCTTTACAGTCTTACTTTAGCTTATTAGAATGCCAGACAACTCAGAGTTGAGGTAAATGTTGACATGTGTCTGACTGTAACTGAATTTATCAGACTATATAGATGTGAGGAAGACAGAGAAGCAACCAGGCAATATTCAGGCCATGTGCTCAAATACACTATGACGAGTCCCACTTCTACTGGGCAGGAAATTCAGTATCGCAGACCTCATAGGCTGGAGGCAGGATGAGTAAGTCCATTGATAAAAACCAGACTTAAATCAATATATGTATACATGGGTGGGTTGAGCGGGCAGAAGAAACatatgtgtgtgcttgtttaTAGAGGTCAATCAGACAGTCCATTCTCATTTCCACCAGTGGTCAGCTCACAGGCCTGTGTAGACACACCTCTGCCATCGGGACAAGATGGGTTCTGTTCTAGGACAGCATGCTGATACTAGAtatattcacacacatgcattcacacacatagcAGGACTGAACTAGAGGGAAGCAGAGAGCTAGGATGAGTCACTACTGCCTACATAGGAGGCTCTAACTGAGGAGGGGAGTGACTGTGAGTGTGACGGTGTGGATAGAGCAGAGAGTGTATGCATATGTGTATTTTCCATGTTcacgtgtgtgtatttattttggcCGTGGCACTAAGTAAACAGTAATTTAACACTGCTGAAATCTGGCATATCTTTAGGTCATGACGACTTGCATAGTACAGAGAAAAGGAGCTTGCACAGCATTTTGGTAATTTCTACACACAAAGAATTTTACACACATTAACAAAATTAAGAATATGAATTACTTGGGCAAGTAAAATGTTGGTTTACTCTATCTGATCATGCACATGTGCAGGGTCAGGTACCTTGATGTGATGGTGAACTGCTCTGCTTCCTGTCCCCACCACTGTACGATCACCTTTTGCAGAGGAAATCTTCACACAGCACAGACCACCTCTGTGATGTGAGCAGGGAGGATATCCAGGGGTCCAAGGAAGGCTTGCCATCCGTTGTAGGGTGATAGGTCTTTTTGTGCAGAGCAAAGCAGGGTGAATTAGATTTTGGCCCGTGGATAGGGGAGCGTTGAGGGAAGCGTGAGTGCAAAATCTCTCATTACTTCCTGAACCCCACTCTGTTCTGGACAAGGGTTTGTCAGTAGGGGCACTGATGCTTCTGCCTCtggctgtgtctgtctgtcctttTAGGCCTTGCCGGGAAATAGGGCTTTGCAGTCGGATGTTGGCCATGCGGGGGATGAAATCCCTCAGGGTGGATGGTCCGTGGTGTGTAGAAATCCCAAGTCCCAGCTGACTGAATTCAGAGTCTAAGCAGAGGTCCTGCTTCAGGGGCAACATTCCCTGGGGGTTCTCCTCCAGAGATGTTGGAGAATCGTTGCGCAGTCGACTGTATTTAGTACGCTTCAGCATACCTGTAgaagatgaaaaagaaagtgTCAGAATCAAATCAGCCGCACTGTGATTTTCATTGTACTGATTAAGCGACCTGCCTGGTAGGAGTCCCGTCTGTGATTTCAACCTGGATAAGGTTTGCTCTCTCATAATCAGGAAACAGAGCAAAGGAGAACgctgaaataaatgtaaaaaaaaaaaggaaacttgaAAATTCAGGTCACCATTAAGGAATTTTAACTAAAGATTTTGGTAAAAGGAGATGAAGAAATAACATCAGGTTTCAGGAGCGTCTGAAAA contains these protein-coding regions:
- the LOC101474172 gene encoding SHC-transforming protein 1 isoform X2; translation: MLKRTKYSRLRNDSPTSLEENPQGMLPLKQDLCLDSEFSQLGLGISTHHGPSTLRDFIPRMANIRLQSPISRQGLKGQTDTARGRSISAPTDKPLSRTEWGSGSNERFCTHASLNAPLSTGQNLIHPALLCTKRPITLQRMASLPWTPGYPPCSHHRGGLCCVKISSAKGDRTVVGTGSRAVHHHIKYMGSVEVTQSMRTLDFDTRMQVTREAISRLCARTLLKTAVKTKRPVCKGLSSVLGQTNLQFSGRRIILTVSTDSMTLIAASSLQKIAHHPMQTISFASGGDSDMADYIAYVAKDLANDRACHILECPEGQANEVINSIGQAFETRFRHLLSQTPSVLSTSSRPALRICHKWCPEELIINQKANREGEFSEHRDYYNVNPGDPGGIKDFQVTEEESKEDANIHRVCFPRPVSLYENCSITDETPAPPADLEQSEINTEQRSLLTETRVQKLIQEEGWFHGRLGREQAESLLTCSGDFLVRESSSAAGQYVLSGMEGATVRHLLLVDPHGQVRTRDQVFLSVGHLVRFHMENQMPIVAGSSELCLKQPILQTHKHSQTARCMVLN
- the LOC101474172 gene encoding SHC-transforming protein 1 isoform X1, which codes for MREQTLSRLKSQTGLLPGMLKRTKYSRLRNDSPTSLEENPQGMLPLKQDLCLDSEFSQLGLGISTHHGPSTLRDFIPRMANIRLQSPISRQGLKGQTDTARGRSISAPTDKPLSRTEWGSGSNERFCTHASLNAPLSTGQNLIHPALLCTKRPITLQRMASLPWTPGYPPCSHHRGGLCCVKISSAKGDRTVVGTGSRAVHHHIKYMGSVEVTQSMRTLDFDTRMQVTREAISRLCARTLLKTAVKTKRPVCKGLSSVLGQTNLQFSGRRIILTVSTDSMTLIAASSLQKIAHHPMQTISFASGGDSDMADYIAYVAKDLANDRACHILECPEGQANEVINSIGQAFETRFRHLLSQTPSVLSTSSRPALRICHKWCPEELIINQKANREGEFSEHRDYYNVNPGDPGGIKDFQVTEEESKEDANIHRVCFPRPVSLYENCSITDETPAPPADLEQSEINTEQRSLLTETRVQKLIQEEGWFHGRLGREQAESLLTCSGDFLVRESSSAAGQYVLSGMEGATVRHLLLVDPHGQVRTRDQVFLSVGHLVRFHMENQMPIVAGSSELCLKQPILQTHKHSQTARCMVLN